A stretch of Ferribacterium limneticum DNA encodes these proteins:
- a CDS encoding ABC transporter permease, whose product MAILAVAFGISALLLASGFIEWNLRYGRESTIHSELGHIRIFKPGYLYAGSADPFGYLLDTDTAQEKSVSSFPHIELITPRLSFNGLASFGESTLSFIGEGVDPINEERLSKSLTITSGKSLSPEYPKGIIVGQGLAENLGVKPGDSIVLMVNSATGGVNAIEVTVLGLFATITKAYDDAALRVPISLARQLMRVKGSHSYAILLDKTENTSSSLDGLKTSFGEKGLEFVPWYEMADFYNKTAELFSRQVNVVRLIIAVIIVLSISNTLMMNVMERTGEIGTIMAIGVKRKEVLIQFLAEGLILGMAGGALGLILAYTLGVLISAIGVPMPAPPGMSFGYTAEILINWRMAFEAYFLAIMTTLVASVIPAIKASRMEIVNALRHNR is encoded by the coding sequence ATGGCCATACTTGCCGTCGCATTCGGCATTTCAGCTTTACTCTTGGCCAGTGGTTTCATCGAGTGGAATCTGCGCTATGGCCGAGAATCAACGATTCATTCAGAACTTGGTCACATTCGAATTTTCAAACCAGGTTACTTGTACGCCGGTTCGGCGGACCCATTCGGCTACCTGCTGGATACCGATACTGCCCAAGAGAAGAGCGTATCTAGTTTCCCTCACATCGAACTGATCACTCCTCGCTTATCTTTCAATGGATTAGCTAGTTTTGGCGAGTCAACCCTATCCTTCATTGGCGAAGGGGTAGACCCGATCAACGAGGAACGCCTGAGCAAATCTTTGACGATCACATCGGGCAAATCACTTTCACCAGAATACCCAAAGGGAATTATTGTCGGTCAAGGGTTGGCTGAGAATTTGGGCGTAAAACCAGGTGACTCGATTGTATTGATGGTCAATAGTGCAACCGGCGGTGTCAATGCCATCGAGGTCACAGTCCTCGGACTTTTTGCGACAATCACTAAAGCCTACGATGACGCAGCCCTCCGCGTCCCGATTTCACTTGCTAGGCAACTGATGAGGGTCAAGGGATCACACTCCTATGCCATTCTGCTCGACAAAACAGAAAACACTTCAAGCAGTCTGGATGGTCTAAAAACCAGCTTTGGCGAAAAGGGACTTGAGTTCGTCCCGTGGTATGAGATGGCGGACTTCTACAATAAGACCGCCGAGCTTTTCTCGCGGCAAGTGAATGTTGTTCGCTTGATCATCGCTGTCATCATCGTACTCAGCATATCGAATACGCTAATGATGAACGTTATGGAACGAACGGGTGAGATAGGGACGATCATGGCGATCGGGGTCAAGCGCAAAGAGGTGCTGATTCAATTTCTAGCCGAGGGGTTGATTCTGGGTATGGCCGGCGGAGCGCTAGGACTTATATTAGCCTATACCCTCGGAGTACTCATATCAGCAATCGGGGTACCGATGCCTGCACCACCAGGAATGTCATTTGGCTATACCGCCGAAATCCTTATCAACTGGCGGATGGCTTTTGAAGCCTATTTTCTGGCCATCATGACAACACTGGTGGCTAGCGTAATTCCGGCCATCAAGGCTTCACGGATGGAGATCGTCAATGCATTGCGACACAATCGCTGA
- a CDS encoding ABC transporter permease translates to MMLKLAFRNIFRQHVRTAITLAAIIFGVVGLILGGGFVRDIFFQLGEALIHSQSGHLQVVKPGYFTYGSRSPEKFLITDAQPLKRELAKIPEIQEVLERVSFTGLLNNGKTDWPIVADGVEPDGEARLGSFMQIVEGRQLTQKDNFGVTIGQGVAKALNLKPGDRVSLLVNTPEGALNTMELEIVGIFQSFSKDYDARFIRLPLPAAHELLGSQGINSLVISLKQTADTETVSAKLKAMLKPEQYESRTWVQLNDFYEKTVALYEQQFGFLQLIILIMVLLSVANSVSMSIFERTGEFGTIMATGSRPIDVIKMLITESALLGLIGSSLGVSIGIAAALLISSIGIPMPPPPNANLGYLATIQLSVIDIFISFMIGFAATTLACLWPGIRVTRLPVIDALRQNQI, encoded by the coding sequence ATGATGCTCAAACTTGCATTTCGCAACATCTTCCGACAGCACGTTCGTACCGCAATCACACTGGCAGCCATTATCTTTGGCGTTGTCGGCCTGATTCTGGGCGGCGGCTTCGTTCGCGATATTTTTTTCCAGCTCGGTGAAGCCTTGATCCATTCGCAATCCGGCCATCTGCAAGTCGTCAAACCTGGGTATTTCACTTACGGATCAAGGTCTCCAGAGAAATTCTTGATTACTGATGCCCAGCCATTGAAACGTGAACTAGCAAAGATTCCTGAAATACAAGAGGTACTCGAACGAGTCAGCTTTACGGGGCTGCTGAATAATGGAAAAACGGATTGGCCAATCGTGGCTGATGGTGTTGAACCGGATGGCGAAGCACGGCTAGGCAGTTTCATGCAGATCGTCGAAGGCCGCCAGCTTACTCAGAAAGACAATTTTGGCGTGACGATTGGGCAAGGCGTTGCCAAGGCGCTTAATCTCAAGCCTGGCGACCGAGTTTCTCTGCTTGTCAACACGCCAGAAGGTGCCTTGAACACGATGGAGTTGGAGATCGTCGGTATCTTTCAGAGTTTCTCGAAAGATTACGATGCTCGCTTCATTCGCCTCCCCTTACCTGCAGCTCATGAGTTGTTAGGCTCGCAGGGCATCAACAGCTTGGTTATCTCATTAAAACAGACCGCTGACACAGAGACCGTGTCAGCAAAACTGAAGGCCATGCTCAAACCAGAGCAATACGAAAGCCGGACATGGGTTCAGCTCAATGATTTCTACGAAAAGACAGTCGCACTCTACGAGCAGCAATTTGGTTTCCTGCAACTGATCATTTTGATCATGGTTCTATTGAGCGTGGCCAATAGTGTCAGCATGAGCATCTTCGAGCGCACAGGTGAGTTTGGAACAATAATGGCCACAGGCAGCCGCCCGATAGATGTCATTAAAATGTTGATTACTGAAAGTGCGTTGCTTGGATTGATTGGCTCAAGCCTGGGAGTATCTATTGGCATTGCCGCTGCGCTGCTGATATCAAGTATCGGGATACCCATGCCCCCCCCCCCCAACGCCAACCTCGGTTATCTGGCGACAATTCAACTCTCTGTGATCGATATTTTTATCTCGTTCATGATTGGTTTTGCGGCGACCACGCTTGCCTGCCTTTGGCCGGGAATACGGGTGACCAGGTTGCCAGTCATCGACGCGTTGCGCCAGAATCAGATCTGA
- a CDS encoding ThiF family adenylyltransferase — protein sequence MRTFDYNTAFSRNIGWVTEAEQERLRNCRVAIGGLGGVGGVHLLTLARLGIGKFNVADFDKFDLVNFNRQVGATMSSLDRPKIEVLEEMARDINPELDIHLFPEGLSSENLDKFLEGVDVYVDGLDFFVFDIRRKTFAACRAKGIPVVTAAPLGLGTAVLVFSPSGMSCEDYFGFEGCDELEMAIRFLVGLSPAVLQRGYVADMSRISLPERRGPSSIASCQLCAGVAAVETLKLLLGRGEIQYAPRGSQFDAYRMKYVRTWRPGGHRNPLQRLMRFLLRQQLRKASNSA from the coding sequence ATGCGCACATTTGACTACAACACCGCATTTTCTCGAAATATCGGCTGGGTTACCGAAGCCGAGCAGGAACGGCTAAGAAATTGCCGTGTCGCCATTGGCGGTCTAGGCGGAGTTGGAGGGGTACACTTGCTAACTCTCGCCCGCCTGGGAATTGGAAAATTCAACGTAGCTGATTTTGATAAATTTGATCTCGTCAATTTCAACCGCCAGGTCGGAGCAACAATGAGTTCGCTTGACCGCCCAAAGATCGAAGTCCTTGAAGAAATGGCACGGGATATCAATCCGGAACTGGATATCCATCTCTTTCCTGAGGGCCTCTCCAGCGAGAATCTCGATAAATTTCTGGAGGGAGTGGATGTATATGTCGACGGCCTGGATTTTTTTGTATTCGACATAAGACGAAAGACCTTCGCCGCCTGCCGAGCCAAGGGAATTCCAGTCGTAACAGCAGCCCCATTAGGCTTAGGGACAGCGGTTCTTGTCTTTAGCCCGAGCGGCATGTCTTGTGAAGACTATTTCGGTTTCGAAGGCTGCGACGAGCTTGAAATGGCAATCCGCTTCCTCGTCGGCCTCTCGCCCGCAGTATTACAGCGTGGTTACGTTGCAGACATGAGTCGCATCAGCCTGCCCGAACGGCGCGGACCATCGTCCATTGCATCATGCCAGTTATGTGCCGGTGTTGCTGCCGTGGAAACGCTAAAGCTTCTGCTGGGTCGGGGTGAAATTCAGTACGCCCCTAGGGGTAGCCAGTTCGATGCCTACCGCATGAAATATGTTCGCACCTGGCGCCCGGGCGGACACCGAAATCCATTACAACGGTTGATGCGCTTTCTTTTGAGACAACAGCTAAGAAAAGCAAGCAATTCCGCTTGA
- a CDS encoding XrtA/PEP-CTERM system exopolysaccharide export protein, which yields MFRSTIRSIKYWLPVSLAGLLLATGCAGNRPAAPAAAASAEYSYKIGPGDNLNIVVWRNPELSMTVPVRPDGKISSPLIDDLNAMGKDSTALARDIEKELGKYIRDPVVTVIVTGFVGPYSEQIRVIGAATKPQILAYKQKMTLLDVMIAVGGITDFADGNSATILRTSENNVQYSVRIKDLVKRGDVSANVEMKPGDVLIIPQSWF from the coding sequence ATGTTTCGTTCGACCATCAGATCTATCAAATATTGGCTGCCAGTGAGTTTGGCGGGCCTCTTGTTGGCCACCGGCTGTGCCGGCAACCGCCCTGCTGCTCCGGCAGCAGCAGCTTCTGCAGAATATAGCTACAAGATAGGCCCGGGAGACAACCTGAACATTGTCGTCTGGCGCAACCCGGAACTGTCAATGACCGTTCCTGTTCGACCAGACGGCAAGATTTCCTCTCCGCTAATCGATGATCTGAACGCCATGGGCAAGGACTCAACCGCCTTGGCACGCGATATTGAAAAAGAACTGGGGAAATACATTCGTGACCCGGTCGTAACAGTCATCGTAACGGGCTTTGTCGGCCCATACAGTGAGCAAATTCGAGTCATTGGTGCAGCTACAAAACCACAAATTCTTGCCTATAAGCAAAAAATGACTCTACTTGACGTCATGATTGCAGTAGGTGGAATTACTGATTTTGCCGATGGCAATAGTGCCACGATCCTGCGCACCTCTGAGAACAACGTGCAATACAGTGTCCGCATCAAGGATCTAGTAAAACGTGGCGATGTTTCAGCTAATGTTGAGATGAAACCCGGTGATGTATTGATCATCCCACAGAGCTGGTTCTGA
- a CDS encoding XrtA system polysaccharide chain length determinant encodes MEEILRQALSILRATWKYRRLGMLVAWVVGAIAAGIVVRMPDRYEASARIFVDTQSILKPLMSGLTVQPNVEQQVMMLSRTLISRPNVEKLIRMADLDLKIQGKREQEALIDELMRTLAIQSLGRDNLYTIAYRDTDPAKAQRVVQALVSIFVESSLGDKRQDSDSALKFIDEQIRNYEKKLEDAENRLKDFKLRNVELNTGEGRSGIDKLSELTNVLNSSKLALREAENSRDALRRQIIGEEPVLLPESSSSDSGISLPEIDGRLDVQKRNLDNLLQRYTDQHPDVIGARRLIKDIEEQKRQELLARKKFAAANPGASVSNNPVYQQLKVSLAESEANVASLRARVSEYETRYKRTTDMLKSQPQLEAEYTQLNRDYDIHKKNYEQLVTRREAAELSGDLESAGSGADFRLIDPPRASSKPVAPNRLLLLPGGLVLALAAGLFVAFAASQVRPVFFDGKTLREATGLPLLGTVSLLPNPARKQKERASLKRFLIATIGLVFAYGLGIAALFLLTQRAA; translated from the coding sequence ATGGAAGAAATTCTTCGTCAGGCTCTGTCAATTCTCCGAGCAACATGGAAATACCGTCGCCTTGGCATGCTCGTCGCTTGGGTGGTCGGAGCTATTGCTGCCGGCATCGTAGTCAGGATGCCAGATCGCTATGAAGCATCAGCCCGCATATTTGTGGATACACAATCCATTCTTAAGCCGTTGATGTCAGGACTGACTGTTCAGCCGAACGTAGAACAGCAGGTAATGATGCTCAGTCGAACGCTGATTAGCCGACCCAATGTCGAAAAATTGATTCGAATGGCTGATCTCGATCTGAAAATTCAGGGAAAGCGAGAACAGGAAGCTCTGATTGACGAGTTAATGCGGACTCTGGCAATTCAAAGCCTGGGCCGCGACAACCTCTACACCATCGCCTACCGTGATACCGACCCAGCCAAAGCGCAACGGGTAGTTCAGGCCCTGGTATCGATTTTTGTCGAGTCCAGCCTCGGTGACAAGCGCCAGGACAGTGACTCGGCCCTCAAGTTTATTGATGAACAAATTCGAAACTACGAGAAAAAGCTTGAAGATGCGGAAAATCGCCTGAAGGATTTCAAACTTCGTAACGTTGAGTTGAATACCGGAGAAGGCAGAAGCGGCATTGATAAACTATCCGAACTCACCAATGTATTGAATAGCTCCAAGCTTGCACTTCGCGAAGCGGAAAATTCACGTGACGCACTACGTCGGCAAATCATCGGTGAAGAGCCAGTGCTGCTACCTGAATCATCAAGCAGCGACTCAGGCATTTCATTGCCCGAAATTGATGGCCGACTGGATGTACAAAAGCGCAATCTTGATAATTTACTGCAACGCTATACCGACCAGCATCCCGATGTCATCGGCGCACGTCGTCTAATCAAGGATATTGAAGAACAGAAGCGGCAGGAATTATTGGCACGCAAGAAATTCGCAGCAGCCAATCCGGGAGCATCGGTCAGCAACAATCCGGTGTACCAACAACTAAAGGTTTCGCTAGCTGAATCTGAAGCGAATGTTGCCTCTCTGCGCGCCCGTGTCAGCGAGTATGAAACACGTTACAAACGTACAACAGACATGCTCAAGTCGCAGCCGCAACTTGAAGCGGAATATACCCAACTCAATCGTGACTACGATATCCACAAGAAAAACTATGAACAGTTGGTTACTCGTCGAGAGGCTGCCGAACTGTCCGGCGACCTTGAATCAGCGGGTTCCGGTGCTGACTTCCGGCTGATAGACCCACCGCGGGCCTCATCAAAGCCTGTTGCTCCGAACCGGCTTTTGCTTCTTCCAGGCGGTCTTGTTCTGGCTTTAGCTGCAGGTTTGTTCGTAGCCTTCGCTGCCAGTCAGGTACGCCCGGTATTCTTCGATGGCAAGACCCTCCGAGAGGCAACTGGTCTGCCGTTACTTGGGACGGTTTCCCTGCTACCAAACCCTGCTCGAAAACAAAAGGAACGAGCCAGTCTGAAGAGATTTCTTATCGCCACGATTGGTCTTGTTTTCGCGTATGGCTTAGGCATCGCTGCGCTCTTTCTACTCACCCAACGTGCAGCCTGA
- a CDS encoding XrtA-associated tyrosine autokinase encodes MSLIEQAAKRLEQLRQAGVELPNSEPEGQQPPRTVHKPEPASPATAQAPSLAPATQADSSTHSPEHPSSASAKRIELNLEAISASGLLVPNAARSELADEYRVIKRPLIANAMGRNSTTIDYGNLIMVTSALPGEGKSFSAINLAISIAMELDNTVMLVDADVARPSILNMLGLAPAPGLLDVVDRGSVDISGVLLRTNIDKLSILPSGTQHPRATELLASDAMIKLLDDMSRRYSDRIIIFDSPPLLLTTEARALATHMGQIVIVVNAENTTQAAVKEAVATIEACPVKMMLLNQARQAGSGTYGYGYGYGYGNRYGNET; translated from the coding sequence ATGAGTCTGATAGAACAAGCAGCCAAACGCCTGGAGCAACTACGCCAAGCTGGGGTTGAACTGCCCAATAGCGAGCCGGAAGGTCAACAACCCCCGCGCACCGTCCACAAACCTGAGCCAGCCTCGCCGGCAACTGCACAGGCACCAAGTTTGGCTCCAGCGACCCAGGCTGATTCCAGCACCCACAGTCCAGAGCACCCCTCGTCTGCTTCAGCCAAACGTATCGAGTTGAATCTGGAAGCCATCTCTGCATCTGGTTTGCTGGTCCCGAACGCAGCACGTAGTGAATTGGCGGATGAGTATCGTGTAATCAAACGGCCACTGATCGCAAATGCGATGGGACGTAACAGCACTACGATCGACTACGGCAATTTGATCATGGTGACAAGCGCGCTACCTGGCGAAGGAAAAAGCTTCTCCGCCATTAACCTCGCGATCAGTATTGCCATGGAACTCGACAATACAGTGATGCTGGTCGATGCCGATGTTGCCCGTCCATCAATACTCAACATGCTTGGGCTTGCCCCTGCCCCTGGCCTGCTGGATGTCGTCGACCGCGGCTCGGTGGATATCTCCGGGGTGCTATTACGTACCAACATTGACAAACTATCGATTCTGCCGAGTGGGACACAACATCCAAGAGCCACTGAGTTGCTTGCCAGCGACGCAATGATCAAGCTCCTTGATGACATGTCCAGGCGCTACAGCGACCGGATCATCATATTTGACTCCCCTCCCCTATTGCTTACGACTGAGGCACGGGCATTGGCAACTCACATGGGGCAGATTGTCATTGTGGTCAATGCAGAGAACACGACTCAAGCAGCAGTGAAGGAAGCCGTTGCTACTATCGAAGCTTGTCCAGTCAAGATGATGCTACTCAATCAGGCACGGCAAGCAGGATCGGGCACATACGGGTATGGATATGGCTATGGGTACGGAAACAGGTACGGAAATGAGACATAA
- a CDS encoding TIGR03016 family PEP-CTERM system-associated outer membrane protein: MGTETGTEMRHKLFRICRLSSLMLLAMGNALAQQTAIAPNQTSEQDKLQTTQNPAWIIKPRISLTETWTDNANLNQGTNSKQSDLITEVAPGIQVQARTARLKGYLDYSLRGQQYAQNTNSARTQNSLNAFGTLEAIDNWLFLDFSGVIAQQSVSAFGTQSTSNTAVNSNSTETSTYRLSPYVRGQFGGFTEYLLRYNASTTRSDASAASGIDISQLSGQLKGSTPFQRLKWTIDGNQQTTDYSTGRTTEAEIYRGMLTYSLFPQFRVSASGGWESNNYASAVQESRSTHGYGFDWNPTERTQFSVFKERRFFGDGHNISFSHRFPMSSIQYTNNRDVSALPDQFGYVGRGRLYDFYSQFVSTIADPTQRANMLNALIAANPFNIPGASSFVSSQASVQRRQQLSYVIYGARNSLTLMANRSESQSLLATSVGNDDFSKSTIIRQSGLSVNFAHRLSEISNLNLLLSRQESTGGTGSSLKATTTMYQVNVSTKLGAKTTGSLSVRRSEFDNSTTPYTENALIGVVTYVY, from the coding sequence ATGGGTACGGAAACAGGTACGGAAATGAGACATAAGCTCTTCAGAATCTGTCGCCTCTCTAGCTTGATGCTGCTTGCAATGGGCAATGCACTGGCACAACAAACTGCCATTGCTCCAAACCAGACATCAGAGCAGGACAAGTTACAAACAACACAGAATCCAGCCTGGATCATCAAGCCCCGCATTTCGCTGACTGAAACCTGGACTGATAACGCCAACCTCAATCAAGGTACTAATTCGAAGCAAAGTGACTTGATCACCGAAGTCGCGCCAGGCATTCAAGTCCAAGCCAGAACTGCCCGCTTGAAAGGTTACCTTGACTATTCTCTGCGCGGCCAACAATACGCACAAAACACCAATTCAGCACGCACTCAAAACTCGTTGAATGCATTTGGAACGCTGGAAGCCATCGACAACTGGCTATTCCTTGACTTCAGTGGGGTAATTGCCCAGCAATCAGTCTCAGCATTTGGAACACAATCGACATCCAACACTGCAGTCAATAGCAATAGCACCGAAACCTCTACCTATCGACTATCTCCCTATGTTCGCGGCCAGTTTGGTGGTTTCACCGAATATCTGCTGCGCTATAACGCATCAACCACGCGATCCGATGCCAGTGCCGCCTCCGGGATCGATATTTCCCAACTGAGTGGCCAGTTAAAAGGCAGTACGCCGTTTCAACGCTTGAAATGGACGATAGACGGCAATCAACAAACGACTGACTACAGCACCGGACGTACCACTGAAGCTGAAATTTACCGGGGCATGTTGACCTACTCGTTATTCCCGCAGTTTCGGGTATCCGCCAGCGGGGGCTGGGAGTCAAATAATTACGCATCTGCTGTACAAGAATCGCGCAGTACCCATGGATATGGTTTTGACTGGAATCCTACGGAGCGAACACAGTTTTCCGTCTTCAAGGAACGACGTTTCTTTGGTGACGGCCACAATATTTCGTTTAGCCACCGATTCCCGATGAGCAGTATCCAGTACACCAATAACCGTGACGTATCGGCACTGCCAGATCAGTTTGGATATGTTGGCAGAGGAAGGTTATACGACTTCTATTCCCAATTTGTCAGCACCATTGCCGATCCAACACAACGCGCCAACATGCTAAACGCATTGATTGCTGCCAATCCTTTTAACATCCCTGGAGCTAGCAGTTTTGTGTCCTCTCAAGCCAGCGTTCAGCGTCGACAGCAGCTTTCTTACGTAATTTATGGGGCCCGAAACTCATTAACCCTCATGGCCAACCGCAGTGAAAGCCAGTCATTACTCGCTACAAGCGTTGGCAATGATGATTTCTCCAAGAGCACCATAATTCGCCAAAGCGGACTCAGCGTGAATTTTGCCCACCGACTGAGCGAGATTTCCAATCTGAATTTGTTGTTATCGCGGCAAGAAAGCACTGGCGGTACTGGCAGTTCATTGAAGGCGACAACCACAATGTATCAAGTGAATGTCTCGACAAAACTCGGTGCAAAAACCACAGGTTCCCTGAGCGTTCGTCGCTCGGAATTCGACAATTCGACAACCCCCTACACCGAGAATGCACTTATCGGTGTAGTTACTTACGTTTATTAA
- a CDS encoding XrtA/PEP-CTERM system-associated ATPase yields the protein MYEAFYGLSSKPFQLNPDPSFYFGSKQHRRAAAYLEYGLHQNEGFIVITGEVGAGKTTIVRGMLDSLDQDKVIAAHLVSTQLDADDTLRLVGAAFGLRTKDVSKADVLMTLEAFLISMTGKGKRCLLVVDEAQNLTQRAVEELRMLSNFQFGNHALLQSFLVGQPEFRHILQSPNLMQFRQRVIAACHIGPLDVDETKSYIDHRLKCAGANESIVISPDAHEAIFKASSGIPRRINSVCDRLLLFGFLSNKKEFKAEDVEEVAREIYEETMGGSTFVSIPNGLGDVGNNQFSSQFASADGSISDPGQFLASLNVQQFGDRLARLESGLMQLEKINSATLSLLQQVIGTRPQTPTDMAEKEKTNA from the coding sequence ATGTACGAAGCGTTTTATGGCTTGAGCAGCAAGCCTTTCCAACTGAATCCAGACCCCTCCTTCTACTTCGGTAGCAAGCAGCATCGGCGCGCCGCGGCCTATCTTGAATATGGCCTGCACCAAAATGAGGGATTCATTGTCATCACCGGTGAAGTAGGCGCGGGAAAGACGACCATTGTCCGCGGCATGCTTGACAGCCTTGACCAGGACAAGGTGATTGCCGCCCATCTGGTCAGCACCCAGCTTGATGCCGACGATACGCTTCGCCTCGTTGGCGCCGCCTTCGGCTTGCGCACCAAGGATGTATCGAAGGCTGACGTCCTGATGACCCTGGAGGCCTTCCTGATCAGCATGACCGGCAAGGGCAAGCGCTGCCTACTGGTTGTGGATGAGGCACAGAACCTGACCCAGCGCGCGGTCGAAGAACTGCGCATGCTGTCGAATTTCCAATTTGGCAATCACGCGCTTCTGCAAAGTTTTCTCGTCGGCCAACCTGAATTTCGCCATATTTTGCAGAGTCCGAATCTGATGCAATTCCGACAACGCGTCATTGCCGCCTGCCATATCGGACCACTCGATGTCGATGAAACAAAGTCTTACATCGACCATCGTCTTAAGTGCGCCGGCGCCAACGAGAGCATCGTAATTTCTCCAGATGCACATGAGGCTATCTTCAAGGCCAGTAGTGGCATTCCAAGACGCATCAATTCAGTCTGCGACCGATTGTTGCTTTTTGGTTTCCTGAGCAACAAGAAAGAATTCAAGGCGGAAGATGTCGAGGAGGTCGCCAGGGAAATCTACGAAGAAACAATGGGAGGTTCCACATTTGTTTCCATTCCTAACGGATTGGGAGATGTTGGAAACAACCAGTTTTCTTCTCAATTTGCCTCGGCCGATGGTTCCATTAGCGATCCTGGGCAATTCCTCGCATCGCTGAACGTTCAGCAGTTTGGCGATCGCTTGGCGCGCCTTGAGAGTGGCTTGATGCAACTTGAAAAAATCAACAGCGCTACCCTTTCGCTACTCCAGCAAGTTATTGGCACTCGCCCCCAAACACCGACAGACATGGCCGAAAAAGAGAAAACAAATGCCTGA